Below is a window of Fusobacterium simiae DNA.
ATAAAATTCCCACTAGCATCTGTATATACTACTTTATTCAAATCTTTTAATTCAATTTTTACACCTTTCAAAGCTATGTTATTTGAAGTTATCTTTCCAATAATTTTTGCTTTTTTAGTATTTTTCTCACTTTGTAGCATAAAAATCGTAATATTATTTTCTTTTTTTATTGATAAATCATAACTTTCAGCAAGAAATTGTAAAACTGAATTTACATCTTCCCCTTTGTTAAAATAGGTATCTATCACAATATCTTTGGCTTCCTTAGAACAAATTAAATTTCTTCCTGTTTCTTTGGATAGAACTGCTAAAACTTCGTGTAAAGGCATATCTATGATATCTATATCACGATTTAAAGCAGAGGGAAATATAAAGGTATTTAAAATTAAAAATAAGATTAAAGTAAATTTTTTCATCTGTTCTCACCTTTTTTATAGTTTTTAATTAAAATCTGGAATGTAACTCACTTATTTTTATATATAATATTTTTTATCTTTAAGTTTCTTCAATTTTTTCTTTATTACTATCTGTATTTTTCTTATTTTCTTCTTTCTTATTAGATTTTTTATTTTTATCCTTTTTACTATCTTCTTTATTTTCTATTGTAACCTTATTCTCAATCTCTTTCTTTTTGGAAACTCTATAATATGTTTTATCCCCTATTCTCATATATGAATACGAAATCTCCCCATTCTCAGAATTCTTATTAGTTCTTTGAAAGATATCTTTATTACTTGTATTATTGTCAATAAGACTATCTGTTTTTTCTGTTTTATCCAATACAGTAGTAGATAAGGTTGTTTTAACCTCTAATAAATTCTTATCTATACTAATTTTTAAATATGAAGAAGAAAAATTAATATCATAATTTTCATTTTCTATCTCTTTAAAAAAATTCTTTATATTTCCCTCACTTCCATTAAATACCATAGTTACTTTTAACTTATCTCCATCTTTTCTACTTCTTCCAAAACTTTGAAAAATAATATTATTTTTAGAAATTTTTTCTTCTATATAATTAAACAAACTAGGGATATTATTAAATTTTTCTTTATCATATTTTTCTTCTTGTTTCTCAATCTTTTCTCTATCCTTTTCAAAATCTTTCCTTTTTATATCAAGTGCTTTTATTACAACATTCTTTTCATAATTCAACTTTCCTATTTTTATATCCTCTTGCTCCACTAATTCTTTTATTTCGCTTAGTCTTAAAATATTTTTAAAAATAAGAAAATAAAAAACTAAGAGATATAGAAAAATTAAAATTATTATTTTTAAATTTTTATTTTTTAAATCTAATTCCATAAAACCACCTATTCTCCTAAAAAATAGTTCATTGCTAAGCAAACTTTTATAAAAATTTTTCTTGAAATAAGATTATATAAAATTTCTTTTAATATATCTCAACTACTTGACAGCCATTAATGTTTTTCGAGCTCCACAAAGGCTCTCCAAACATTAATGGATGTCGCAGTAGTTTCATTTAAAAGTTATTTAACTATGCTTTCAAGAAAAATTAATTTATTAAAAAATAACTAATAATGAACTATTTTTACTATATCTATTGTACTTATCTATTTAAAATTTAAAAATATTTAACTTCAAGTTTAAATTCAATTTCATTCTCTTTTCTTAAAATATAATCATAATTATATAATTTAAAATTTTCAGATTTTGTTATATTCTCTAAAAACTTAACTACATTATCAACTTTTCCTGTACTTCCCTCTATATTAAAAATTTTGTTTTCATCATATTCTATTGAAAAAATTTTTATACCATTAGGACATAAATAGCTTAATTCCTCTAAAAAGGAACTTATTTTAAAATCTTTATATTCTTCTTTCTCTATAAATTCCAATAATTCCTTATGTTGTTTTTCAATTTCTTCCATTTCATTTCTTGCCTCATTTATTTCGTCTTCAAGGCTAGAACTTTCTATTTCTAATTGTTCCAATTTTTCTTCTGACTTATGGATATTATGATAGAGTATTATTGTTGATAAGACTGTTAGTATTGAAATTATCAAAAGAAAATAGAAATATTTTGTATTTACATAGTATAAAGAATATCTATTCTTTATATCATCAGGCAAAAAATTAAGGTACTTGGTAAAATCTAAACTCTTAACATCAAAATATAAATAATTTTTATTTGTTAAATCTAATTCATTAAAATTTATCTTATCACCAGTAAAAACAATTTCTATATCATCTTCAATATTCACTAAATAGGTACTCACTATGCTATATTTATCTTCAATATCAACTTCTTCCTCATATTCATTAAAAGAAGATTTTGACAGTTTAAAAGTTGAAATATCAAGAATATTATTGTTCATATACTCTGTTACAACTAGCATAGTTTCACTGATATCAAAGTTAAAATAATGATTAGAACTCTTCTTCTCTCTACATACAAAAAAAGAAGGAATAATTGAAATAAAACCATAGTCCTTCATATCATCAATAATATAGTCATTTAAAAGTGATAAATCTAACAAATAAACGGCTATACTTTCCTTTTTCCTATCCTTTTTTATAATTTCATATCTCAATATAAAATCATCTGAATTATATCTTGGAAATATAATTTCCAATCTGTCCTCAATCTTTTCTATTCTGTCTTCCTCATTTATTATGCTTTCAACTTGAATTTTAAAAACAGAAAAAAATTTATTCTCTAATTTGAGAATAGTATTTTTCCCTTTATTTTCAACTTCATCAATATGGCTTAAAGGTAAAATCTTTTTAAACATTTTCTTTTATCCACATCCTTGTCAAAACTCCATTATATAAAGTATCTGGCTCTCTTGAACTCCCTATTTCATATTCCACTGTTGCAAATATTGAATAAACTTTATCTACAATTTTTATACCCTTAACAAAATGTACATTAACCTTAGGTTTGTACATTCCCTTTATTTTATCTTTTAAATAACTATAATAATTTTTTCCTTTTTCATCTTCCAATAATTTGTATCCTCCAAAAGATATCCTTTTATTGTAATCATCTATCAAAAAAAGTTTTTCCTCATCTTTTGACAAAGTTATATATTCTGTTACATCTTTAATTTCTCTATTATTAATTTTTTCTTCTATATTTTTAAATTCTTGTTTAATTATCTCATCTAAAAAATCATAGTCTTGAAAACTTTCTTGTGTCTTAACATCAGTCTTATATAGGTTAAATCTACTATTTAGAAGAATTTGTATAAATAAAGTTAGGCTAATAAATAGAAAAGAAATAATAATAACTTGTAAAAAAATAAAGGCTTTATTTTTGTTCATAGTACAATATTTCTTCATATTCTTTTCCTTTTTGCTCATCTTTTAAATACACTCTTAAAATATTATTCTCAACTATGAATTTTCCAGAACAATTTTCTAAAATCACTGTTCCACTAAAAATATTTATAAGAGAATGTATATTACTATCATCAAAATAACTCAAACTGGCTTTATCTTCATAAAATAGAAAACATCTATAATATTTTTCTTTTTTCTTTTCATTTATATTATAGTTTTTTATTTTTAATACCAATAAATTCCCTTCTTTTTCTCCAGCTTTTAAAAATAAATCTCCTAAACTGTTAATAGGATTAGATTTTGAAATATTAGTAACTCTTATCTCAACACTTTCATTCCATTTTATATGACTTGTCAATAAATCTCTAAAAATTATAAGTTCTTTCTCCCTTTTGTAAGTACTATTCATAACTAAAAAACTTTTGTTCATAGAATAGAATGTAATTAAACTAGCAAAACTTACTGCTAACAAAATTGTTACTGCTACTATAATTTCAATGAATGATAATCCTTTATTTTTATTTATATACATTTTATTCCTCAAATTTTAAAAGAGTATTTTTATAAATCTTTTTATCTCCTCTGTATTCCACCTTAATTAAACTTGCCTTTTCTTTCCTATTTGAAAAATCTACTTCTGTTTTTTCTATATCTATTATTATTTTAAAATTTTTATTTTTAAGATTTTGAAAAGAATTTCCAAAACTGTTAAATGTTGTTACAAAATCAGAATAATTATTAAATTCTAAGTGTGAACTTGTTATGTTTTCTGCTTTTAAATAATTATTTAGAGAAGTAAAAAAATGTAATTCCCTATCAGTGTTTCTTAATTTAGAATAGGTTTTTATCTGTTGTATATTCAATTTTATGCTTGGTATTAGCACTAAAATTAGAATAAATACTGAAACTATAACTTCCATTAGTGAGAAAGCTTTATTTTTATTCATAATATCCTTTCAATATATTATTTCCTTGAAATAAAGATATTTTATAATTTTTAATTATATTATAGCGATTACTTGACAGCCTATAATGTTTCACAAGCTCCAAAATGCTTGTTCAACATTATAGGACGTCGCAGTAATCTTATTTAAAGTTTTTTAAAACTTTATATTTCAAGGAAAAAGTTTTAAAAATATTTTTTCCATTAAATTACTGTTATAAATAATAATAAAAGCTATACATATATAAGGGGCAAATGCTAACTCCACACCTTTAATCTTCACAGATTTATTTCTACAATAACTTATAACTATATAGATAATAATATAAAGGGTAGCTAACGAAAATACTAAAAGATAAAATATATAAATTTGTAAAAAAATATTTATCTCTCCCTGATAAAGAAGTCCTCCTAAAGAAATTATCAATTTTATATCACCAAAACCAAAGACTTCTTTTTTCAAAATATCAGACATATAACCATAGAAGATTAAAATTGGTAAAGTATAGCAAGATGCCCCTATAAAGAAACCATCAATTTTATTTATCCTACATACAAATATAGAAACAATTAAAATAGAAAAATTTAAAATGTTAGGAATATATTTTTTATTAATATCTATATACATAACTAAAAATAATAGAAAATATAGCAATATTATTAAAATTCTGTCCATTTATTTCCCTTTATATCATATTCTCCTGTTGTTCCCTCTTTCTCTAACCACATATAGTAACCATCACTGCTATTTCCATTTGGATCTATAAAAGTAATTCTTACTTTTCCTCCATATTTTATATCTCCATTTTGTGTTGCTCTTGAACCACCTATTGCCATTTCAGGTTTTTCTATAATCGCCTTTGCATTGTTATCAAGATAAGGCTCTAACTTTTTCAAAGCATCTTTTACTTTTTGTTCATTGTAAGCTGTTAAACTTGCTGTATCTATTAAAGTTTCTTCATTATCCACTTGATAAAGTTGTGCAGCCACACGAAATGAATTGAGTGTTGCAACTGCTTTTGTATCCTTTGATTTTGCAATATAACTCCGTAATTGTAAGCCTACAATTCCCGATAATATTCCCATTATAGCTACTGCTACAACAATTTCAATTAAAGAAAAACCACGATTTTTCATATCATTCCCTCCTAAAATTATTATGGCAAAAGTGGATAGTTCCTGCTGAGACTGAATTTTTAATCTCAAATGCTAATCGTTCGCTAAAAAGCAAAACTCGTTGATAAATCAACTCAAACAGTTGCTTTTCTTAACGCTCACTAACATAGCATTTTACGATAAAATTCGTCATTCGCAGTTCACTTATTACTTTTGCATAAAGTTATTATTTTATTGACTAAAAACATCTCCTATTGATAATATTGGTAAATATATTGCCACAACAACAAAGGCTACAATAAGTCCTAAAAATACTACTACTAAAGGTTCTAGTAATGACATCAACTTCTTTAATCTATATTCAAAATCTTGTTTTAAAATCTTTGAAATCTGCAATAAATTATCTGACAAATAACCACTTTCTTCACCAGCAGTGATTAAAATTGAAAATCTATCATTATATAAATCTAATTTTTTCAAAGCAGTGGCTATATTATTTCCTGCTAATAAAGATTTTTTAACTTCTAATAAATTTTCTTTAATATAATAATTATTATTGTTCATATACAAAATTTCTACACTTTCAATTATTCCTATTCCTACACTTAAAAGAATAGAAAAAGAATGATATAAATCTGAACTCAAAGATAATTTCTTTAATTCTCCAAATAAGCACATATTTAAAAGCCATTTATCTTTTTTTATTTTTTTAGACTTATTATTGTTTATATACATATTTACAAAAAACATTGCTAAAATTAGAATAATTATTAAAAGTAAAATATAGTGAAAATTTCTTGAAATAAACAACAAAATTCTTGTTACTAAGGGTAATTTAACTTGATTTTCTTCAAAAATTGTAATGAAATTAGGAAGTATAAAAGTTAGTAAAAAAGTTACTATTATAAAGGTTAAACTTATAACAACTATCGGATATACCAATATTCCTCCTAACTTCTTTTGGTTTTCTAAGTCAAACTCCAAAGACTTTGAAATATCTTCCAGTCTTTCTGTTATACTCCCACTAACTTCACCTATTTTAAGCATATATAGATAGGTATTACCAAAAATCTTATCAAAATTTTTAAAACTTTCAAAAATGCTCTTACCTGCTATTAAATTTTTATAAATTTTCTTTAAAACTTCCTTAAAATTCTTATCTTTTTCTTCTTTTAATATAATTTCAATAGCAGTTGTAAAAGTTAAACCACTTTTCAACATTATCGCCAATTCATTAGTAAAAAATAAAATTTTTTCTTTTTTATTTTTCATAGTTGCCTCATTATTTCATCTAAGGAAGTCAGACCATCTTTTGCTTTATCCATTGCATCATCTAACAAAGTTTTAAAATTTTGCTTTATTTCCTTTTTTTGTGCTAATATATCTTTTAAAATATCATCAAAATAAATTATTTCAAAAACAGGTATTCTACCTATATAGCCTGTTCCCATACATTTTTCACAACCATTAGAAATATAGAATTTTGTATCCTTATACTTTTCTTCTGAAAGATTTAAACTTTTTAATTTTTCTTTATATTCTAAATCTTCTTTTTTACAGTGAGGACAAAGTTTTCTGACCAATCTTTGAGAAACTATCATCTGTAAAACTAAACTCAATAAATAGCTATCAATTCCTAAGTTTACAAGTCTATTAATACAACCTAAACTATCATTTGAGTGTAAGGTTGAAAAAACTAAATGTCCAGTAAGTGAGGCTTTAACTGCAATTTCTGCTGTTTCTTTATCTCTTATCTCTCCTACCATTAAAATATCAGGGTCTTGTCTTAATAATGCTCTTAAAATAGTTGCAAAACCTAAACCTATTTCATTTCTACATTGAACTTGATTTATCCCTTCAATTTGATATTCAATAGGGTCTTCAACTGTTGATATATTAACTTCTTCTTTGTTTTTATATTTTAATATACTGTATAAGGTACTTGATTTTCCTGAACCTGTTGGTCCATTTACTAAAATAATTCCATTATTTTGATTTATTGCCTTATAGAAAATTCTTTTATTTTCTTCTGATAAATATAAATCTTCTAAGGTGAAGTTATAATTGAATTTATCTAAAATTCTAATTACTATCTTTTCACCATTCATAGTTGGCATAATAGAAGTTCTGAAATCTATCTCTCTTCCTTTGTATTTCAATGAAAACCTACCATCCTGTGGCTTCCTTTTTTCAACTATATCAAGAGAAGATAGAATTTTTAACTTTGAAACTATTGAAGATAAAAAAGATTTATCTATCTCTGCTACTTCTTTTAAAATACCATTTATTCTATATCTTATTCTTATTTTATCTGTCAATGCTTCTATATGAATATCACTTGCTGAAAACTTTATTGCCTCTAATAATATTGAAAATATCCCCTTATTAGAACTCACATTTTCACGAATAAATAGTTCTTCTATATCTTCAATATATGAATTTTTATTATTGTTTATACTACTATTAATAGCTTTTTTAAAATATTTTTCTATTTTTTCAGAACTATTTTCCATTTTTATTCCTTTCTTATCAACTATAATATATAGAAAATCATTCGTTACTAGCCAGATTAAGAAAAGTAGTAAAAAATAGTTCATTGCTAGCTAAATTTCTTAACGATGAAAAATTGACATTCGCTACAAATTCAGCAAACTCGCTAACAAGTTAGCTCAAACATGCCGAGATTTGTTCGGCTCATTTCCTTCAATTTTTCACCTAAAATTTAGAATGCAATTTCACTTATTTTTTATCTACATTACAAAATAAATTTGCTCGGCTCATTCTATTTAATTTTTATCCTAAAATCTAGAATGTAACTCATTTATTTTCTATGCTATATTCAAATAAATGAATTATTTTTAATCTGATATATCATATATTTCAAAGCTATCTAAATTTTGTTCATTAGAAAAATTTACATAGTAACTTTTTATTCCAGATTTTCCAATAATATCAACTTTAACTAAATTTTTCTTAGATTGAATAGAAAAAATTTGTATACATATAGACAAAAATAATAAGACTAATATTAATTTTTTCATCACTCTCGTCTCCAATCCTTGTAGAAAGTTTCTCTATCTTCATTAGTTGATTTATGATATTCTAATATCTTTGAATAAGATATTTCATTATTTTTCTTTTTACGATAATTATTAATTTTCAAGAATTTACTCCTATCAAAACCATAAAATGATATCTTGTACCTTACTTTTTTAGCTCTGTTAAAGATATAAATTGAAAATGATTTTGAAATATTGCCATTTTGTGTAAACGAAAGTTCTAAAGAATTCAAATTTGATGTATATGTATGGTAATATATTAAGTCTTTAGGAAGTTTTATTTCTTGTGTTTTAAGTGATTTATTTGATATTATAATCTTTTTTGCAGAGAGATCTAGTTGCAATTTTTGTTTTGTTTTCTGTTTCAAAGAAGTTGTTGACACCAAATAAAAGGCTTCTGCTATTTTTGTTTTAGCTTCATTTATATCTCTTAATTCTTTAAATTCTCTATATTTTACAAAAGCAATGTTCATTAAAAATGAAAAAATTAAAACAGATAATATTATTTCAAAAGTTGTGAATGCTTTATTCTTTTTTATATTATCACCCTCTTTTTAGGGAAATTATATAATAATATCCAATATTTTGTCAAATAAAAATACAAATATTTATAAAAAATAAATATTTTTTTTAAAACTTTATTATTGACTTAGAGTTAACTTCATATGTTAGAATAACTAAACTAAAAAATCATTAATTGAATTGAAAAAATACTTAATGTAGGTTGGTCTAAGGCTTGGTCTGTATTCAATATGGCAAAAGAAATATACAAGGAGGGTTAAAATGTGGAAAAACTTTATAAAATTTTTAGTAATATTTTTAATAGCTTGCGGAAAAACTGA
It encodes the following:
- a CDS encoding PilN domain-containing protein — protein: MFKKILPLSHIDEVENKGKNTILKLENKFFSVFKIQVESIINEEDRIEKIEDRLEIIFPRYNSDDFILRYEIIKKDRKKESIAVYLLDLSLLNDYIIDDMKDYGFISIIPSFFVCREKKSSNHYFNFDISETMLVVTEYMNNNILDISTFKLSKSSFNEYEEEVDIEDKYSIVSTYLVNIEDDIEIVFTGDKINFNELDLTNKNYLYFDVKSLDFTKYLNFLPDDIKNRYSLYYVNTKYFYFLLIISILTVLSTIILYHNIHKSEEKLEQLEIESSSLEDEINEARNEMEEIEKQHKELLEFIEKEEYKDFKISSFLEELSYLCPNGIKIFSIEYDENKIFNIEGSTGKVDNVVKFLENITKSENFKLYNYDYILRKENEIEFKLEVKYF
- a CDS encoding type II secretion system protein; this translates as MYINKNKGLSFIEIIVAVTILLAVSFASLITFYSMNKSFLVMNSTYKREKELIIFRDLLTSHIKWNESVEIRVTNISKSNPINSLGDLFLKAGEKEGNLLVLKIKNYNINEKKKEKYYRCFLFYEDKASLSYFDDSNIHSLINIFSGTVILENCSGKFIVENNILRVYLKDEQKGKEYEEILYYEQK
- a CDS encoding type II secretion system protein; this translates as MNKNKAFSLMEVIVSVFILILVLIPSIKLNIQQIKTYSKLRNTDRELHFFTSLNNYLKAENITSSHLEFNNYSDFVTTFNSFGNSFQNLKNKNFKIIIDIEKTEVDFSNRKEKASLIKVEYRGDKKIYKNTLLKFEE
- a CDS encoding prepilin peptidase, yielding MDRILIILLYFLLFLVMYIDINKKYIPNILNFSILIVSIFVCRINKIDGFFIGASCYTLPILIFYGYMSDILKKEVFGFGDIKLIISLGGLLYQGEINIFLQIYIFYLLVFSLATLYIIIYIVISYCRNKSVKIKGVELAFAPYICIAFIIIYNSNLMEKIFLKLFP
- a CDS encoding type II secretion system protein yields the protein MKNRGFSLIEIVVAVAIMGILSGIVGLQLRSYIAKSKDTKAVATLNSFRVAAQLYQVDNEETLIDTASLTAYNEQKVKDALKKLEPYLDNNAKAIIEKPEMAIGGSRATQNGDIKYGGKVRITFIDPNGNSSDGYYMWLEKEGTTGEYDIKGNKWTEF
- a CDS encoding type II secretion system F family protein; this encodes MKNKKEKILFFTNELAIMLKSGLTFTTAIEIILKEEKDKNFKEVLKKIYKNLIAGKSIFESFKNFDKIFGNTYLYMLKIGEVSGSITERLEDISKSLEFDLENQKKLGGILVYPIVVISLTFIIVTFLLTFILPNFITIFEENQVKLPLVTRILLFISRNFHYILLLIIILILAMFFVNMYINNNKSKKIKKDKWLLNMCLFGELKKLSLSSDLYHSFSILLSVGIGIIESVEILYMNNNNYYIKENLLEVKKSLLAGNNIATALKKLDLYNDRFSILITAGEESGYLSDNLLQISKILKQDFEYRLKKLMSLLEPLVVVFLGLIVAFVVVAIYLPILSIGDVFSQ
- a CDS encoding GspE/PulE family protein; translation: MENSSEKIEKYFKKAINSSINNNKNSYIEDIEELFIRENVSSNKGIFSILLEAIKFSASDIHIEALTDKIRIRYRINGILKEVAEIDKSFLSSIVSKLKILSSLDIVEKRKPQDGRFSLKYKGREIDFRTSIMPTMNGEKIVIRILDKFNYNFTLEDLYLSEENKRIFYKAINQNNGIILVNGPTGSGKSSTLYSILKYKNKEEVNISTVEDPIEYQIEGINQVQCRNEIGLGFATILRALLRQDPDILMVGEIRDKETAEIAVKASLTGHLVFSTLHSNDSLGCINRLVNLGIDSYLLSLVLQMIVSQRLVRKLCPHCKKEDLEYKEKLKSLNLSEEKYKDTKFYISNGCEKCMGTGYIGRIPVFEIIYFDDILKDILAQKKEIKQNFKTLLDDAMDKAKDGLTSLDEIMRQL